Proteins co-encoded in one Perca flavescens isolate YP-PL-M2 chromosome 11, PFLA_1.0, whole genome shotgun sequence genomic window:
- the tmem237a gene encoding transmembrane protein 237A, with protein MPTVRSKKKKPKKDEAEGEEQGEVGVELEAEAEEVTTRSRSNSRDPLTPEPHDPAPQRKKKKKKASTIDLEAEHGDVPNGDMAESDMDGEERTVAVTRKTRRKKKARATEHYSNDLGAEDDDIVSGAQSPIPQHSLFSSAPHGHSQPVGKVFVERNRRFQAERVEQLRHSEMMDDYMDPRQIWSTRDVAIRVHNGFRVIGLFSHGFLAGYAVWNVIVVYVLAGEQMTTLPNLLQQYHLLASPAQSLLYLLLAISTVSAFDRVNLAKASMALRGFLTLDPAALASFLYFIALILSLSQQMTSDRINLYPTGNQTLWPPGSEQQILQPWIVVNMVVALLVGLAWAVVSTRPDIDYTEEFLMTMEVEGYPRVEDLDIPA; from the exons ATGCCGACCGTCAGGAGCAAGAAGAAGAAGCCGAAGAAGGATGAAGCCGAGGGAGAGGAGCAGGGCGAAG TGGGTGTGGAGCTGGAGGCTGAGGCGGAGGAAGTGACCACTAGGAGCCGCTCTAACAGCAGGGACCCTCTGACCCCGGAGCCGCACGATCCAGcaccacagaggaagaagaagaagaagaaggcgtCTACTATCG ATCTGGAAGCCGAGCACGGCGACGTGCCAAACGGCGACATGGCCGAGTCCGACATGGACGGAGAGGAACGGACCGTGGCTGTAACCAGGAAGACCAGGAGGAAGAA GAAGGCGAGGGCGACGGAGCACTACAGCAACGACCTCGGAGCCGAAGACGACGACATCGTCTCTGGCGCCCAGTCCCCGATCCCCCAGCATTCCCTGTTCTCCTCCGCCCCCCACGGACACAGCCAACCGGTCGGCAAAGTCTTCGTGGAGAGGaaca ggcgTTTCCAGGCAGAGCGAGTTGAGCAGCTTCGACACTCAGAGATGATGGATGACTACATGGACCCCAGACAGATCTGGTCCACCAGAGACGTCGCTATAAGGGTCCACAATGGCTTCag GGTGATCGGTCTGTTCTCTCACGGTTTCCTGGCCGGCTACGCCGTGTGGAACGTGATCGTGGTGTACGTGCTGGCGGGCGAGCAGATGACCACGCTGCCCAACCTGCTGCAGCAGTACCACCTGCTGGCCTCCCCGGCCCAGTCGCTGCTCTACCTGCTGCTCGCCATCAGCACCGTGTCCGCCTtcgacag GGTGAACCTGGCCAAAGCCTCCATGGCTCTGAGAGGCTTCCTCACGCTGGACCCCGCTGCTCTGGCCTCTTTCT TGTACTTCATAGCCCTGATCCTGTCCCTCAGTCAGCAAATGACCAGCGATCGCATCAACCTCTACCCTACAGGCAACCAGACCCTGTG GCCCCCGGGGTCGGAGCAGCAGATCCTGCAGCCGTGGATCGTAGTGAACATGGTGGTGGCGCTGTTGGTGGGCCTGGCCTGGGCAGTCGTCTCTACGCGGCCCGACATCGACTACACAGAAG AGTTTTTGATGACAATGGAAGTGGAGGGATACCCGAGAGTAGAAGATCTGGACATCCCTGCCTga